The sequence ATCCCAGCTTCTTCTCTAAAGCACTTCCAATTCAGTGACTGTAATACTGCCTGGTGTGTTCAGTCTCTGCTTGCCCCCGGGGCTTCAATGCTGACACTTGGTGACCTAATGATTATTATTGTTGTGCCCTGAGGCTCTAtctgagatcaggaccccgttGTGCCTGGCTCAAACACATCCTTGGAGACACAACTCCTACCCCCAAGAGCTGGCAGCCTACAtaaacaagacaaagggtgggaggggacaaAGAGTCACAGAGAGAGGTGGTGCCTTGCCCAGGAATTAGACCCTAGgatcaggtctcctgaatcccactcCAGTTTCCTATCTGCTGGGCCACACTGCCTCGTGTGTGAGTTTTAGTTGACTTTACCTTTCAGGAACACTGCTAATGACATTCAGATCCCCTTTAGACTTCCTCCAAAGGATGAATTCAGGCATTTCCAGATgtgactgggttttttttattattattattattattattttttattctttcacCTCACAGATCACATGCCTCTCACATCATCGGGTAGGCGATGACAAAATAATTAAGCTCTGAGTCAATCAGGTCTCGGTATCTCCTGAAAATATCTCGCAACATTCGATCTTCTTCAATGGTTTCGTACCGATTTGTGTAAATCCTCACCTGTGCGGATGAAGCAAAATCATATCTGTAAGAAGCGCATTAACTGGCCAAAATTAAGCTCCAAAGCCCACAGAGCTACTGAGGTTTCTAGATAAGCCTAATATCTAATAAGATAGGTCATCACTGAGTCAAATCTTGAAGCCCTTGCTCAGTTTTTGCTCAGGCAAGACTCCCAGGCCTGCCAGTGAAAGTTGTGCCTCATGAAATGCTGAGTGAAAATGAAGAGACTCACCAATCCCACCTTGGGGTATTTCAATGGTAGGTGATAATGGGGAAGGAAAGACTCAGTAGGCTGAAGAGGGCTTCTCCAGGAGCCATAGATTTCTGGGACCTGCACATATCTTGGGGGATCTATAGAGGCACAAGCCAGTTCTGCTCCTCCTAGGACCCTGCTGGCTCCCAGGTAGCATAGCTCATTTAGACCAGTGTGAACACTGCTTCCTCTGGCTGCAGTTTGTCACAGGACTGTGCTTTGCATGGGGCTCCCTAGCCATTGTGAAAGAGGTAAGATCAGGGCTGTGTTATTTTGGAATCTGCTTCGTGGACCTGGTCCGCTCCAGGGAGATCCATGCCTGAATGGTCCTCTCTCAAGTGGATCTTGGAAATACATGTATGGTTCTTGCACTTTCTCGCAATCCTGTCCTCCTGTGTGTTAACAGTAATCTTAAACCAACATTCAGAGGAGGGGGTTGCATTACCCTGTTTATAAATCTGTGCTTCTACTTGGGTTTCTTTGGGTGAAATGCAACTTTTGAAACACATGATTTTACCTTCATGGTCCTCAAGGTGCATTTCCCTTCTGCTTGATTTTGTAACAGCCTCTCCACAAATGCGACACGGaggaaggcccagatttttagGAAGAACAGTTTCTTGCATGATAAcacaagctgcagcagctcctcatCCAGTGATTCGTGGCTGTTGTTGAATTCAAGCGTTAATTTCTAGAAAAGACAAATAGTAAATATCTATATCAATGGGCGGGGGGGTGTTACAGTTGCCATGGGATTCAATCAGCAAGCCTTTCCTTGCGCTGATGATAGGGTTGACTTAGAGGCAGGTCATTTTTTGTATCTTGGAGCTTATGTAACTTATAGTTCTAGCATAATAGCACCCAAAGGCCCCAATCAGAATTGAGCCCTGTTGTGCTAGTCACTGTATGTAGATAGCCCCTTCCACAAAGAACTTCCCATAGAGAAGGAAAATGCATTAAATAATGCTCAGAGTCCCTGTAATGTGTCATTATATGAGGTTCTTACATGGATTTCTAGAGATCAATTCTGGAGAGTTTATTTTGATCCCCCAAAacatttgtgtgtgggggaataaTTATAATTCGGAGGGCTGAATGTAAATTAAAGGAACATTGTGACAGTGGTTGATGCACCAGAGAAAGTTAACAGCAATCACTACTCGCAGATGCAAATGACCATTTTCAATCGTTAGCCACAAAGAATGTCTGTCAAGGGACATACTAGACATCATTTTTTATCTTCCTATAGATTGTTTTACATATTAAACCTAGTATAGAAGATGCAAGATTATAAAGTAATAACTTACACTGGTGCATATACTTATGCCTAggaagatctcaaagctctttacaatctCATATCCAAATTGTTTGAAAGGAACACTATGTCTTCCTCCCTCCACTAAACCACAGCCACCTCTGTGGTACAAGGTTGCGACTTTTTAAGAGGGCGCAGCAGTTTATGGAGAGGAAGTAATCTGTTCATGGCTGGGACCatgttttctttgtgtgtgtgtacaatacATAGTTCAGTGGGCCCAATTGGGATCTCTAGGTGCTAGCTCAGTACACTTAATAATTAAGAAGAAGTAGATATTATGTGTCCAACTGAAGCAGATGGAGGAATTTAGATGGGAAGAATATAATTAGCTAAACTGAACCTTGGTTGGGAAGTTGGTGTTCACATCTCTTGTGGAAAAACTGCCTTGTGGAGCCCTAATGACCTCATGGGTCAGGGTTTCACTTTTACACTGACAGTTTGGTACAATGCCCACACGGCCACCTGGTTAGATTAGTGACAAAACAGTAAAACGTTGCTGTTCCCACCATACCTGCAGAATGTGTTTGTAGGCTGGTAAGAGATTGGTGAGGGTCGGCCTCATCGACCAGTCTGGGTCACTGAAATAGCAGCTCCGTAGACTGATGCTCCTGAGTGGGATCTCTGCTAAGAGTATCCTGGCTAGACTGTCATGCTTCATGACTCTTTCAAAGAAGAAGTTCACTTTCAGTTTGGGTGCTCTCTTGGCTAGGTTGGCCCAGGACATCCCCCAAACCACCTGCCCGTGAGGGTCATGGATGTGGCACTTGATGTTTATTGTCCAGAGAGAATGGGCGTTGTGCTTGCACAGGATTTCCAGCAATTCATCGGAGATGCAGTTGTAATTGAGAGTCAGGATGACCAGGTTGCAGAACGTGGACATAGTCTGATGGAACAAGGGGCTGCTGTAGATAGAAAGATAGTGGCTGAAGAAGTCTTCTATGTTGATTTCAGaggcaaaacttttgtttttcaagTAGCTCAAAGAGCTCAAAAGCTCACAGCCTTCTTCCAGCGTCACTCTTGCTCCTTTCAAGCTGAGATGAACAAGATGTATGCCCATTCTTTTCAGGAAAATAATTAAGTTCTTGATAAACTGGTTCCTAATTATGTTTCTCCAGACCAATCGGTCCAACTCCAGGTGCTGAATAGTCAGGGATACCAGACGGCTATTACATTTGCCCAAGCGCGAGAGAAGCCCCCTCATAGTCACTTGAAATTTTCGGGTCAAGACAGCATTGTAAGGATTCAGGAACTTGATCTCTAGGTGTTCCAAGTACTTGCCAAATCTCTTGACGTACCATAGAGTGGATTCAAACTCGGATATGTTTGACCTAGATGGCCGTCCACTGAAGGTGATTGTTCTGGTTCTCCAGAGAAAGCCTGAGTACATG comes from Caretta caretta isolate rCarCar2 chromosome 17, rCarCar1.hap1, whole genome shotgun sequence and encodes:
- the LOC125624077 gene encoding F-box only protein 39-like, whose translation is MENDSESEQSCWAYLPNVCLSHVFWWLDDRDRSRAALVCKRWNQAMYSGFLWRTRTITFSGRPSRSNISEFESTLWYVKRFGKYLEHLEIKFLNPYNAVLTRKFQVTMRGLLSRLGKCNSRLVSLTIQHLELDRLVWRNIIRNQFIKNLIIFLKRMGIHLVHLSLKGARVTLEEGCELLSSLSYLKNKSFASEINIEDFFSHYLSIYSSPLFHQTMSTFCNLVILTLNYNCISDELLEILCKHNAHSLWTINIKCHIHDPHGQVVWGMSWANLAKRAPKLKVNFFFERVMKHDSLARILLAEIPLRSISLRSCYFSDPDWSMRPTLTNLLPAYKHILQKLTLEFNNSHESLDEELLQLVLSCKKLFFLKIWAFLRVAFVERLLQNQAEGKCTLRTMKVRIYTNRYETIEEDRMLRDIFRRYRDLIDSELNYFVIAYPMM